The window GGTCGGGTAGTAGCAGGAATTTTCTGGGTAAGGTGAGGATTTCTGGTTCTAACATTGTCAGGGAAGGTGAAGAGATTTCTCAGCTTTACATTCTTGAGAAGCGGAGTTTGTTCTCTCATATTCGTGGTGAGATCAGTCTCAAGCTTTATCTTTCCACCAAAGAACAGTTTAAGGAGAGGAACAGGAACGAAGTAACAACTTCGGCGacttttgtgaagaagcagaagaataTGCATCAGCAAGCAACCTCTGGGTCTTTGCCTCTGCAAccgcagcagcagcagcagcaacaacaccAACAGTTGACGCATGACAACAAACGGCCACAACAACCCCAGCAGCAACCCAAGCCATTGGAAACAAACCCAGGTGAGTTTAAGCCCGTCATTATCACAACCGGGCCTGGTCCAACTATCCCCACTCCCAACATTGCcggtgttggtggtggtggtggtggtggtggtggtggcggcatTGGGGGTTTTAGTTCTTCTGGTTCAAATGAGTTCACCCTCAAAGAAACTAGTCCTCATTTGGGAGGAGGTGCTACCAACAAAGACAAGACCAGTTCGACTTATGATCTGGTGGAGCAAATGATGTATCTTTATGTCAAGGTCGTTAAAGCTCGCGACTTTTCGATCTTTGGTGGTGGTGAAGTAGTTGCAGAGGTGAAGCTTGGGAACTACAGAGGGATTACTAAAAGAGCGAACTTGAGTAACCCAGATTGGGATCAAATCTTCGCTTTCTCCAAGGATTGTATCCAGTCATCAATGGTGGAGATTTATGTTAAAGAGAACAACAAAGATGATTTCTTGGGTCGAATCTGGTTCGATTTAAACGAGGTTCCAAAAAGGGTTCCGCCTGATAGCCAACTGGCTCCGCAATGGTATCGTATGGAAGataagaaaggggagaaaggcAGGGGAGGTGAGTTGATGGTCTCGGTCTGGTTCGGGACCCAAGCAGATGAAGCCTTTGCTGAAGCTTGGCATTCCAAGGCTGCTAATGTACACTTCGATGGCCTCTGTTCCATCAAATCCAAGGTTTATCTCTCACCTAAGCTCTGGTATCTCCGTGTAACCATCATTGAAGCACAGGATATCGTTCCAGGCGAAAAGGGCTCGACAATGGCGAGGTTCCCGGAGCTTTCAGCGAAAGCCCAAGTCGGAAACCAGGTATTGAAGACCAGAGTCTCCACAGCCATGTCGAACCGGAGCCCATCGAACCCATTCTGGAACGAAGATACGATGTTCGTCGTCGCCGAACCGTTCGAAGACTACCTAATGCTCTCCATTGAGGACCGTATCGGACCAGGCCGGGATGAGGTTCTGGGTCGCATTCTAATCCCTGTAGCTGCAATCGAACGCCGAACCGATGACAAACAAACGGTCTCCAAATGGTTCACCCTCGACACCCACTATAACATGGGCTTGGCCGAACCAAAAGTAGTGAGCCGGTTTGGTTCAAGGATCCATCTCCGCCTCTCTCTCGACGGTGGCTACCATGTCCTGGACGAATCCACCATGTACAGTAGCGATGTACGGCCGACGGCGAAGTCGCTTTGGAAGCCCCACATTGGTGTCCTTGAGATGGGAATCTTGGGAGCCACTGGGTTGATGCCGATGAAGATCAAGGACGGCAAAGGAGGATCCACTGACTCCTATTGTGTCGCGAAGTACGGTCAAAAATGGGTTCGAACTCGGACTGTGGTTGACAACTTAGCACCCAAGTGGAACGAGCAGTACACG of the Macadamia integrifolia cultivar HAES 741 unplaced genomic scaffold, SCU_Mint_v3 scaffold1827, whole genome shotgun sequence genome contains:
- the LOC122064933 gene encoding FT-interacting protein 4 codes for the protein MNGKEKLVVEVVGAHNLMPKDGEGSTSAFVEVEFENQRQRTQVKPKDLNPVWNEKLVFNINDVADLPYRALEVNVFNERRSGSSRNFLGKVRISGSNIVREGEEISQLYILEKRSLFSHIRGEISLKLYLSTKEQFKERNRNEVTTSATFVKKQKNMHQQATSGSLPLQPQQQQQQQHQQLTHDNKRPQQPQQQPKPLETNPGEFKPVIITTGPGPTIPTPNIAGVGGGGGGGGGGGIGGFSSSGSNEFTLKETSPHLGGGATNKDKTSSTYDLVEQMMYLYVKVVKARDFSIFGGGEVVAEVKLGNYRGITKRANLSNPDWDQIFAFSKDCIQSSMVEIYVKENNKDDFLGRIWFDLNEVPKRVPPDSQLAPQWYRMEDKKGEKGRGGELMVSVWFGTQADEAFAEAWHSKAANVHFDGLCSIKSKVYLSPKLWYLRVTIIEAQDIVPGEKGSTMARFPELSAKAQVGNQVLKTRVSTAMSNRSPSNPFWNEDTMFVVAEPFEDYLMLSIEDRIGPGRDEVLGRILIPVAAIERRTDDKQTVSKWFTLDTHYNMGLAEPKVVSRFGSRIHLRLSLDGGYHVLDESTMYSSDVRPTAKSLWKPHIGVLEMGILGATGLMPMKIKDGKGGSTDSYCVAKYGQKWVRTRTVVDNLAPKWNEQYTWEVFDPCTVITVGVFDNSHTDKSAVAGVGARDSRIGKVRIRLSTLQSDRVYTHAYPLLMLHTSGVKKMGELHLAIRFTCANMANVFHMYTLPLLPKMHYVRPLSVNQLESLRYQAMNVVAARLNRAEPPLGREVVEYMLDHDSHMWSMRRSKANFFRLVSVLSSIIALGKWLEMVRSWQKPVYSVLFMIFFLVLNVFPELILPFIMLCLSLTGLWRYRSRPRHPPHMDTRLSCAETVYADELDEEFDTFPTTRSADLIRVRYDRLRSVAGRIQTVVGDLATQGERFQALLSWRDPRATFLFIVFCLIAAVVFYATPFRVVVGLWGFYALRPPRFRSKLPSPALSFFRRLPSKADSLL